A genomic stretch from Streptomyces sp. QL37 includes:
- a CDS encoding FMN-binding negative transcriptional regulator: MFVPDEYREPVSGWMVDLIRKNPLALLVSNGDAESGPFATQLPVIKDPEMVEEWTPDLSGASLLGHMNRRNPHWAALEPGQVVLLTFAGPHAYVSPTVYQKSPAAPTWNFTSVHVRGVIEKIESPESTLEVVKSTVRSFEREMGTGWDMSESVDYFRSIAPGVGAFRIAVTGAEGMFKLSQEQEPHIRERVRDSFAQRQCSRHIETAKLMSDLP, from the coding sequence CAAGAACCCACTGGCGCTACTTGTCAGTAATGGTGATGCGGAGAGCGGCCCGTTTGCCACGCAGCTACCAGTGATCAAGGATCCCGAGATGGTCGAGGAATGGACTCCTGACCTGTCAGGGGCTTCGCTTCTCGGTCACATGAACAGAAGGAACCCGCACTGGGCGGCCTTGGAGCCGGGCCAGGTCGTCCTGCTCACGTTCGCGGGGCCCCACGCCTATGTCTCGCCGACGGTCTACCAGAAGTCACCTGCGGCGCCGACATGGAACTTCACGTCGGTGCATGTGCGCGGTGTCATCGAGAAGATCGAATCACCGGAGTCGACCCTGGAGGTGGTCAAGTCCACCGTGCGTTCGTTCGAGCGGGAAATGGGCACCGGCTGGGACATGAGCGAATCCGTCGACTACTTCCGCTCGATCGCTCCCGGTGTGGGCGCGTTCCGTATCGCGGTGACCGGGGCGGAGGGCATGTTCAAGCTCAGCCAGGAACAGGAACCCCACATCAGGGAACGGGTGCGGGACTCCTTCGCCCAGCGGCAGTGCAGTCGGCACATCGAGACGGCCAAGCTCATGAGCGACCTGCCGTAA
- a CDS encoding LmbU family transcriptional regulator, translated as MNATNGVELGNSGHATRPFVPAQGRRRSTLDAPRPNTVLTTRVGLQIPSKLSFKEWEDAGGQLAGVVDSSSWWLGDWLVYGKDNYADRYQRGIRTAGLKYQTLRNYAWVSRRFSLSRRRAKLSFQHHAEVASLPLKEQEIWLDRAEQGGWTTKLLRNALRDANREGPAAANSPGATRRLSLPDSRVQWWQKAAEQLGVDFENWVLVTLDTAAGSALDEPEAPLAPPSGALPALNPA; from the coding sequence ATGAACGCGACGAACGGTGTCGAGCTCGGCAATTCCGGCCATGCCACCCGCCCCTTCGTCCCGGCGCAGGGACGCCGAAGATCGACGCTCGACGCTCCGCGGCCCAACACGGTCCTCACGACCCGTGTCGGCCTGCAGATACCGAGCAAGCTCTCGTTCAAGGAGTGGGAGGACGCCGGCGGGCAGCTCGCCGGCGTCGTCGACTCGTCGTCATGGTGGCTCGGTGACTGGCTCGTCTACGGCAAGGACAACTACGCCGATCGGTATCAACGAGGCATACGCACCGCCGGCCTCAAGTACCAGACGCTGCGCAACTACGCCTGGGTCTCACGAAGGTTCAGCCTGAGCCGCCGCAGGGCGAAACTGAGTTTCCAGCATCACGCGGAGGTCGCCTCCCTGCCGCTGAAGGAACAGGAGATCTGGCTGGATCGCGCAGAGCAGGGAGGGTGGACGACCAAGCTGCTCCGCAACGCCCTGCGTGACGCGAACCGAGAGGGTCCCGCTGCGGCCAACTCGCCCGGCGCCACCCGCCGGCTCTCCCTGCCGGACAGTCGCGTTCAGTGGTGGCAGAAGGCCGCGGAGCAGCTGGGCGTCGACTTCGAGAACTGGGTTCTCGTCACGCTCGACACTGCGGCGGGGAGCGCTCTGGATGAACCAGAAGCACCGCTGGCGCCGCCTTCCGGCGCCCTTCCCGCGCTGAACCCCGCGTAA
- a CDS encoding transposase, producing the protein MGDDFALDGPVSPSISQWGQSGEECLREFTTALFGHLPRVDQHRWAQLYLEALLATPGKKSVRRLAATVSNSAATAQSLRNFLNSSPWEWDPVMRELSAWTARRGPVRAWSIGTALLPKRGDRSAGVHQHFDSHSGRTLNCQVAVGAFLCVGRAHVPVDWRLFMPFSWTNDLIRRQMARIPDSEGHRPLWAQALATVDGLAESSEPVPVVADIGSSPDVRHLVQGLSRRGYAAVVRVPERIKVIPFERGSGLPGLTTAKACLSKGTVADIDVPLSGGPGRQRVRVRSAPVRLPGVEDGVSARSDLQYQLFTESEPGNRDGAVWITTLPRRVLVEAVELSGLAAGTVDAVAVMGSSLGLMDFEGRSYPGWYHHMALVSAAYAFRSLGGGSAPFGEGASACGRGTPAVELDAECG; encoded by the coding sequence ATGGGGGATGATTTCGCACTCGATGGTCCGGTTTCCCCCTCGATTTCTCAGTGGGGCCAGTCGGGGGAGGAGTGCTTACGTGAGTTCACGACCGCGCTCTTCGGACACCTGCCCCGAGTGGATCAGCACAGATGGGCGCAGCTCTACCTGGAGGCGCTGCTCGCCACTCCCGGCAAGAAGTCCGTCCGGCGGCTCGCCGCCACGGTTTCGAACTCCGCGGCGACGGCTCAGTCGCTGCGGAACTTCCTGAACTCCAGTCCGTGGGAATGGGATCCGGTCATGCGCGAGTTGAGCGCCTGGACGGCACGGCGCGGACCCGTCCGTGCGTGGTCGATCGGCACGGCCCTCCTGCCCAAGCGTGGCGACCGGTCCGCCGGAGTCCACCAGCACTTCGACTCCCATTCGGGACGTACGCTCAACTGTCAGGTCGCGGTGGGGGCGTTCCTGTGCGTGGGCCGTGCCCATGTGCCCGTCGACTGGCGCCTGTTCATGCCCTTCTCGTGGACGAACGATCTGATTCGACGTCAGATGGCACGCATACCGGACAGTGAGGGGCACCGCCCGCTGTGGGCTCAGGCGCTGGCGACGGTGGACGGCCTGGCCGAGAGTTCCGAGCCCGTCCCCGTGGTCGCGGACATCGGGTCCAGCCCGGATGTCCGGCATCTGGTCCAGGGGCTCAGCCGGCGTGGGTACGCGGCGGTCGTCAGGGTGCCGGAACGCATCAAGGTCATTCCGTTCGAGCGCGGGTCGGGACTTCCGGGGTTGACCACCGCCAAGGCCTGTCTGTCCAAGGGTACGGTTGCCGACATCGATGTCCCGCTGTCCGGGGGGCCGGGTCGGCAACGCGTCCGCGTACGGTCCGCTCCGGTGCGGCTGCCCGGCGTCGAGGACGGCGTGAGCGCTCGGAGCGACCTGCAGTACCAGCTCTTCACCGAGAGCGAGCCGGGCAACCGCGACGGAGCGGTATGGATCACGACCTTGCCCCGCCGTGTCCTCGTGGAGGCCGTGGAGCTCAGCGGTCTTGCGGCCGGCACCGTCGACGCGGTCGCCGTCATGGGGAGCTCCCTCGGGCTGATGGACTTCGAGGGGCGCTCATATCCCGGCTGGTATCACCACATGGCCCTGGTCTCCGCGGCATATGCCTTTCGGAGTCTGGGGGGCGGTTCGGCCCCCTTCGGTGAGGGGGCCTCCGCGTGCGGCCGTGGCACGCCCGCCGTGGAGTTGGACGCCGAGTGCGGGTGA
- a CDS encoding DUF4097 family beta strand repeat-containing protein produces the protein MPTFETPDPISVHLSIAAGDVEFRADDRTETVVEVRPSNSSEASRRAAEETKVDYSGGKLQIRGPKPRRRLFGKQKNVETTSDESIHVAINLPTGSRVQGDAAVGCVDAQGRLGAFRFESGCGDIRIEETTGLRLEAGLGNVTVKRVQGDVDITVAQGKLRIADIDGSATIENLSGVTKVGHVARGLTVQATNGDVSVGRADGDVKVKNANGDVQVSEVTRGSITLETAHGSIEVGVHEDSAAHIDAQALVGGVRNSLNSADGPGTSDETVNLHLRTLVGQIDIHRS, from the coding sequence ATGCCCACTTTCGAGACCCCCGACCCGATCTCCGTCCATCTCAGCATTGCCGCCGGAGACGTCGAGTTCAGGGCGGATGATCGTACGGAAACCGTGGTGGAAGTCCGGCCGAGCAACAGCAGCGAGGCCAGCCGCAGGGCAGCCGAGGAGACCAAGGTCGACTACAGCGGCGGTAAGTTGCAGATCCGCGGTCCCAAGCCGCGCCGCAGGCTGTTCGGCAAGCAGAAGAACGTCGAGACCACGAGCGACGAGTCGATCCATGTCGCGATCAACCTGCCGACGGGGTCCCGCGTGCAGGGCGATGCGGCCGTCGGCTGCGTCGACGCACAAGGCCGGCTCGGCGCCTTCCGGTTCGAGTCGGGGTGCGGCGACATCCGCATCGAGGAGACCACCGGTCTTCGCCTGGAGGCAGGACTCGGCAACGTAACTGTCAAGCGCGTCCAGGGAGACGTCGACATCACCGTCGCACAGGGCAAGCTGCGCATTGCCGACATCGACGGGTCCGCCACGATCGAGAACCTCAGCGGTGTGACCAAGGTCGGCCACGTCGCACGCGGTCTGACGGTGCAGGCGACGAACGGCGATGTGTCGGTGGGGCGGGCGGACGGCGACGTCAAGGTCAAGAACGCCAACGGCGACGTCCAGGTCAGCGAAGTCACGCGAGGATCCATCACTCTCGAGACGGCCCACGGCTCGATCGAGGTCGGCGTGCACGAGGACTCGGCGGCGCACATCGACGCCCAGGCGCTGGTGGGCGGTGTCCGCAATTCCCTGAACTCCGCCGACGGGCCCGGGACCTCCGACGAGACCGTCAACCTGCACCTGCGCACCCTGGTCGGCCAGATCGACATCCACCGCTCCTGA
- a CDS encoding ATP-binding cassette domain-containing protein codes for MTTPPTAIKATGLRKAYGDKVVLDGIDLDIPAGTIFSLLGPNGAGKTTTVEILATLTDADGGEVHVGGHDIMRNAAGAREAISVTGQFSAVDNLLTGRENLIMMADLYHLGRTAGRVRAAELLEQFDLLGAADKSALTYSGGMRRRLDLAMTLVGRPRIIFLDEPTTGLDPRSRRAMWDVIRGLVADGVTVFLTTQYLEEADQLADRIAVLDHGRLVAEGTAEDLKRRVPGSYIRLQFAESRYLEAAASTLHNVSRDEKSLALKVPTDGSVRSLRTLLDKLDDVAIEVDELTVHSPDLDDVFLALTDPSSVQKGSAR; via the coding sequence GTGACCACGCCCCCCACAGCCATCAAGGCAACAGGATTACGCAAGGCCTACGGCGACAAGGTGGTGCTCGACGGCATCGACCTGGACATCCCGGCAGGCACGATCTTCTCGCTCCTCGGCCCCAACGGAGCCGGCAAGACGACGACGGTCGAGATCCTCGCGACGCTCACCGACGCCGACGGCGGAGAGGTGCACGTCGGCGGCCACGACATCATGCGGAACGCCGCGGGGGCTCGCGAGGCGATCAGTGTGACCGGTCAGTTCTCCGCGGTGGACAACCTGTTGACCGGCAGGGAAAACCTGATCATGATGGCGGACCTGTACCACCTGGGCCGCACTGCCGGCCGCGTCCGAGCTGCCGAACTGCTGGAGCAGTTCGACCTTCTGGGCGCGGCGGACAAGAGCGCCCTCACCTACTCCGGCGGCATGCGGCGCAGACTCGACCTTGCCATGACACTGGTCGGCAGGCCGCGCATCATCTTCCTCGACGAACCGACCACCGGCCTCGACCCCCGCAGCCGGCGCGCCATGTGGGACGTCATCCGTGGCCTGGTCGCCGACGGCGTCACCGTCTTCCTCACCACCCAGTACCTGGAGGAGGCGGACCAACTCGCAGACCGGATCGCGGTCCTCGACCATGGACGCCTGGTCGCCGAGGGCACCGCCGAGGACCTCAAGCGACGGGTCCCGGGAAGCTACATCCGGCTGCAGTTCGCGGAATCCCGCTACCTCGAGGCTGCGGCAAGCACGCTCCACAACGTGTCCAGGGACGAGAAGTCGCTCGCGCTGAAGGTGCCCACGGACGGCAGCGTCCGTTCCCTCAGGACGCTGCTGGACAAACTGGATGACGTGGCCATCGAGGTCGACGAACTCACCGTCCACTCCCCGGATCTCGACGACGTATTCCTGGCTCTTACCGACCCCAGCAGCGTGCAGAAGGGATCAGCCCGATGA
- a CDS encoding ABC transporter permease, giving the protein MSSASFAVSDSMTMLRRSLRHGIRYPVMLVSSLATPIILLLMFVYILGGTMGAGMGSGSAGRIEYLNYIAPSMILLTVCYGGGTTAVMVSVDLTEGIVKRFRTMPISRSAVLTGHVIGGTLRTTATFTLVLLVALLMGFRPTAGLVEWFAAFGVLILLAVALTWLSIAFGAQAKSPGGANTAMLPLQLLPLVSSAFVPTDSMPTVVRLFAEYQPFTPIIDTLRGLLMGSEIGNSGYFALGWMIGILLVGFFWASSAFHRRGRG; this is encoded by the coding sequence ATGAGCAGCGCGTCCTTTGCCGTCAGTGATTCGATGACCATGCTCCGGCGCAGCCTGCGGCACGGTATCCGCTATCCCGTCATGCTGGTCTCCAGCCTGGCCACGCCCATCATTCTGCTGCTCATGTTCGTCTACATCCTCGGCGGCACCATGGGTGCGGGAATGGGAAGCGGATCGGCGGGGCGCATCGAGTATTTGAATTACATCGCCCCGTCGATGATCCTGCTCACGGTCTGCTATGGCGGCGGAACCACGGCCGTCATGGTGAGCGTCGATCTGACGGAAGGCATCGTCAAGCGATTCCGCACCATGCCGATCTCCCGCTCCGCCGTGCTCACCGGACACGTGATCGGCGGGACCCTCCGCACGACGGCCACCTTCACGCTCGTACTGCTGGTGGCTCTGCTCATGGGATTCAGGCCCACCGCCGGCCTTGTCGAATGGTTCGCCGCCTTCGGAGTGCTCATCCTGCTCGCCGTGGCCCTGACCTGGCTGTCCATCGCCTTCGGGGCCCAGGCCAAGAGCCCGGGTGGCGCCAACACCGCGATGCTGCCGCTGCAACTGCTGCCCCTGGTCAGCAGCGCCTTCGTGCCGACGGACTCGATGCCGACGGTGGTGCGCCTGTTCGCCGAGTACCAGCCCTTCACGCCCATCATCGACACGCTCCGCGGTCTCCTGATGGGCAGCGAGATCGGCAACAGCGGCTACTTCGCCCTGGGATGGATGATCGGCATCCTCCTGGTCGGCTTCTTCTGGGCCAGCTCGGCCTTCCACCGCCGTGGGCGCGGCTGA
- a CDS encoding cytochrome P450, with amino-acid sequence MTELAPDGLWLPTERPAGCPYSPPEELAGIREKEPLSRIQYMGGHEGWLVTSHSLARAILADPRVSSRSEFLRTPVKGAPYADDPPPAPAGIITLMDPPDHTRYRRLITGEFTVRRMRQLTEQIEEITAECLDAMESQGTSADFVDAFARRIPGMVISLLLGVSAEERGTFYDMVDHMHQLTRHQGSVEDLTAAYLAIRGFMDKLLQSKRENPTDDLFSGLASTDLPDDEVTNLAITLMGAGLDTIASTIAVGTLALLRNPEQLRALREADQEGVERAVEELLRYTAVLPILTRSALEDMEIDGLLIKAGDPITISTAAANRDPDKFGLPDDLDLSRSARGHVSFGHGVHQCVAQQLARVELQVAFPALIKRFPTLRLAAEPEDIPVRDEGAFYGVWEMPVAWGEE; translated from the coding sequence ATGACCGAGCTGGCCCCCGACGGACTTTGGCTGCCCACCGAGCGGCCGGCCGGATGTCCTTACAGCCCGCCGGAGGAACTGGCAGGGATCCGGGAAAAGGAACCACTCAGCCGGATCCAGTACATGGGCGGCCACGAGGGCTGGCTGGTGACCAGTCACTCCCTGGCCCGCGCCATCCTGGCCGACCCCCGCGTCAGCTCCCGGAGCGAGTTCCTCCGCACGCCAGTCAAGGGCGCCCCGTACGCGGACGACCCGCCGCCCGCACCGGCGGGGATCATCACCCTCATGGACCCGCCGGACCACACCCGGTACAGGCGTCTCATCACTGGTGAGTTCACCGTGCGCCGCATGCGTCAACTCACGGAGCAGATCGAGGAGATCACCGCCGAGTGCCTGGACGCGATGGAGAGCCAGGGCACGTCGGCCGACTTCGTGGACGCCTTCGCCCGCCGGATACCGGGGATGGTCATCTCCCTGCTGCTCGGCGTCTCCGCCGAGGAGCGCGGCACGTTCTACGACATGGTCGACCACATGCACCAGCTGACGCGTCATCAGGGCTCGGTGGAGGACCTGACGGCGGCCTACCTCGCCATCCGCGGCTTCATGGACAAGCTGCTGCAGTCCAAGCGTGAGAATCCCACGGACGACCTGTTCAGCGGCCTGGCGTCGACCGATCTGCCGGACGACGAGGTCACCAATCTGGCCATCACGCTGATGGGCGCCGGCCTCGACACCATCGCCAGCACGATCGCGGTCGGCACCCTGGCGCTGCTGCGCAACCCCGAGCAGCTCCGCGCCCTGCGGGAGGCGGACCAGGAAGGGGTCGAGCGTGCGGTGGAGGAACTGCTGCGCTACACGGCCGTGCTGCCCATCCTGACCCGCTCGGCGCTGGAAGACATGGAGATCGACGGCCTGCTGATCAAGGCGGGTGATCCCATCACCATCTCGACGGCGGCGGCCAACCGGGACCCCGACAAGTTCGGTCTCCCCGACGATCTCGACCTGAGCCGCTCCGCGCGCGGCCATGTCTCCTTCGGGCATGGCGTCCACCAGTGTGTCGCCCAGCAACTGGCCCGGGTGGAGCTGCAGGTGGCCTTTCCCGCCCTGATCAAGCGGTTCCCGACGCTCCGTCTTGCCGCTGAGCCCGAGGACATTCCCGTGCGTGACGAGGGCGCCTTCTACGGCGTGTGGGAGATGCCCGTCGCCTGGGGCGAGGAGTAG
- a CDS encoding nuclear transport factor 2 family protein → MSEEYWHGAERIVREDRIRRYYELVDVDDVPGLVNLFTEEAVYRRPGYEPLVGRTDLERFYREDRVIREGRHVVSTLLLDGDDAAVHGTFSGTLRDGREVDLRFADFFTFSEADAFCCRETFFFAPLV, encoded by the coding sequence ATGAGCGAAGAATACTGGCACGGTGCGGAGCGGATTGTGCGCGAGGACCGGATACGTCGTTACTACGAACTGGTGGACGTGGATGATGTGCCAGGACTGGTGAACCTGTTCACCGAGGAAGCCGTCTACCGTCGGCCCGGTTACGAGCCGTTGGTCGGCCGCACCGACCTCGAAAGGTTCTACAGGGAGGACCGTGTCATCAGGGAGGGCCGGCACGTGGTGTCCACCCTCCTGCTGGATGGGGACGACGCGGCCGTCCACGGCACGTTCAGTGGAACCCTGCGCGACGGACGTGAGGTGGATCTCCGGTTCGCAGATTTCTTCACCTTCTCCGAAGCAGACGCGTTCTGCTGCAGAGAGACCTTTTTCTTCGCGCCGTTGGTCTGA
- a CDS encoding branched-chain amino acid aminotransferase, translating to MTHALQSAHTDHSPAPRFGFGESFTDHMVVMRWTEGQGWGKGEVLPYGDFPMNPAMVGLHYGQVVFEGIKSHRQPDGSIGTFRPDAHARRFQNSARRMAMPVLPEDLFLWAVDELVARDGGRLPEGPNLSLYLRPVMFASEVSLALRPAREYTFVLIAFVTGGFFSDQPDPISVLVSRDVSRAAPGGTGQAKCAGNYAGAFTVQQEAAAVGCQQVVWLDPVERRWIEEMGGMNLFFVRGSGPTAELVTPPLTDTLLPGITRDSLMVLAEEEGLRVTEERTAVDQWQAECESGRITETLACGTAAVVTPVGFVRDGAGSWSIGDGSPGPVSLRLRAALVGAQRGTAPDRHGWVRPSSPRHR from the coding sequence ATGACCCACGCTCTCCAAAGTGCTCACACCGACCACTCACCCGCCCCTCGATTCGGCTTTGGAGAGTCCTTCACCGACCACATGGTCGTGATGCGGTGGACTGAGGGGCAGGGGTGGGGCAAAGGTGAAGTCCTGCCGTACGGCGATTTTCCCATGAACCCCGCGATGGTGGGCCTCCACTACGGACAGGTGGTGTTCGAAGGAATCAAGTCGCATCGGCAGCCCGACGGTTCGATCGGCACCTTCCGACCCGACGCGCATGCACGGAGATTCCAGAACTCCGCTCGCAGGATGGCCATGCCGGTGCTTCCCGAAGACCTATTTCTCTGGGCGGTGGACGAGTTGGTCGCCCGTGATGGGGGACGACTGCCGGAGGGCCCGAATCTCAGCCTCTACCTGCGGCCGGTGATGTTCGCCTCCGAGGTCTCCCTGGCCCTGCGTCCTGCCCGGGAGTACACGTTCGTGCTGATCGCCTTCGTGACAGGAGGATTCTTCTCCGACCAGCCGGACCCCATCTCGGTACTCGTCAGCCGCGACGTCAGCCGCGCCGCCCCTGGCGGGACCGGGCAGGCCAAGTGCGCCGGCAATTACGCCGGGGCGTTCACCGTCCAGCAGGAAGCGGCAGCGGTCGGCTGCCAGCAGGTCGTGTGGCTGGACCCGGTGGAACGCCGGTGGATCGAGGAGATGGGCGGGATGAACCTCTTCTTCGTGCGGGGCTCCGGGCCGACGGCCGAACTGGTGACACCACCGCTGACCGATACCCTGCTTCCCGGCATCACCCGTGATTCGCTGATGGTCCTCGCCGAGGAGGAGGGCCTGCGTGTGACGGAGGAGCGGACCGCCGTGGACCAGTGGCAGGCGGAGTGCGAGTCGGGCCGCATCACGGAGACCCTGGCATGCGGGACGGCAGCGGTCGTGACGCCCGTCGGGTTCGTCCGGGACGGTGCCGGCTCGTGGAGTATCGGCGACGGCAGCCCCGGCCCTGTGTCCCTGCGACTTCGCGCGGCCCTGGTCGGCGCGCAGCGCGGCACCGCTCCGGACCGGCACGGCTGGGTACGCCCGTCTTCACCGCGGCACCGGTAG
- a CDS encoding alpha/beta hydrolase has translation MQPSLSSANTEDTASTEIAAHRTDTGPNDTVLVLVHGAWHGSWQWAATQRALAGLGAASVAVDLPGHGFGALLPSGYLLPGRPGLLTERSRLADVTMDDCADAVLDTLRRVRRYRHVVLVAHSAGGGPASLAAERAPELVDRLVYLSAFVPAGRPRFVDYLSAPENATARGQGLNLGDPGALGAVRIDPLSSDPVYVEELRQTHYHDTPADRFDRWRSALSPDLPLAVAATPVTLTAARWGRIPRTFLRCAQDRALPTAAQDLMIAEADRAMPGETFTVRTLPGSHSPFAARPQELAEALVR, from the coding sequence ATGCAGCCCTCCCTGAGCAGTGCGAACACCGAAGACACCGCAAGCACCGAGATCGCCGCGCACCGTACGGACACCGGCCCGAACGACACCGTCCTCGTCCTGGTCCACGGTGCCTGGCACGGCTCGTGGCAGTGGGCGGCGACCCAGCGGGCGCTCGCCGGTCTCGGTGCCGCGAGCGTCGCCGTCGACCTGCCCGGGCACGGCTTCGGCGCTCTCCTGCCCAGCGGATATCTGCTGCCCGGCCGTCCCGGTCTGCTGACCGAGAGGTCGCGGCTCGCCGACGTGACGATGGACGACTGCGCCGACGCGGTCCTGGACACGCTGCGCCGGGTGCGCCGCTACCGCCATGTCGTGCTCGTGGCGCACAGTGCGGGCGGCGGCCCCGCGTCGCTGGCCGCGGAGCGCGCTCCCGAACTGGTGGACCGCCTCGTCTACCTCTCCGCGTTCGTACCCGCCGGACGCCCCCGGTTCGTCGACTACCTGAGCGCGCCCGAGAACGCCACCGCACGGGGGCAGGGCCTCAACCTCGGTGATCCCGGGGCGCTGGGCGCGGTACGGATCGATCCGCTCTCGTCGGACCCCGTCTACGTCGAGGAGCTGCGGCAGACCCACTACCACGACACGCCCGCCGACCGCTTCGACCGCTGGCGCTCCGCACTGAGCCCCGATCTGCCGCTGGCCGTCGCGGCGACCCCCGTCACCCTGACCGCGGCACGGTGGGGCCGTATCCCGCGTACCTTCCTGCGCTGCGCGCAGGACCGGGCACTGCCGACGGCCGCGCAGGACCTGATGATCGCGGAGGCCGACCGGGCCATGCCGGGCGAGACGTTCACCGTTCGTACCCTGCCGGGCAGCCACAGCCCGTTCGCCGCCCGCCCGCAGGAACTCGCCGAGGCTCTGGTCCGGTGA
- a CDS encoding LysR family transcriptional regulator, with amino-acid sequence MEARHLRYALALAEHGHFGRAARALGIAQPPLSKQIADLERETGARLFDRTRQGVFPTAAGEAFLARARRALDEMAAAAVDAGRAARGETGRLRLGFVASALLDPLPDVLGRFGRERPEVRLELHEMASRRSSAALVAGELDVAVTLGPPRGAGAEHLVSVPVGHDHLIAVVGSTHPFAGQASVTVDQLRRQPLIVAAGEDEPAIASGLRILLSEDVAALDGATVARDVHTIMGLAACGVGVGLGPSRMRSAPRPGIRFCEVTPRTALPDLVLSFAGRDRSPALSAFLGIVRGTCPDVDAALDRLPGHA; translated from the coding sequence ATGGAAGCACGGCATCTTCGGTACGCGCTCGCCCTCGCCGAGCACGGACACTTCGGCCGGGCGGCCCGCGCGCTGGGCATCGCGCAGCCCCCGCTGTCCAAACAGATCGCCGACCTGGAGCGCGAGACCGGGGCCCGGCTGTTCGACCGGACGCGCCAGGGCGTGTTTCCGACCGCCGCGGGGGAGGCGTTCCTCGCCCGGGCACGGCGGGCACTGGACGAGATGGCGGCAGCCGCTGTCGACGCCGGCCGGGCGGCACGTGGCGAGACGGGCCGGCTGCGGCTGGGCTTCGTCGCCTCCGCACTGCTCGACCCGCTCCCGGACGTCCTGGGCCGGTTCGGCCGTGAGCGTCCCGAAGTACGACTGGAGCTGCACGAGATGGCGTCCCGTCGCAGCTCCGCCGCTCTCGTCGCCGGAGAACTGGACGTGGCCGTCACCCTCGGACCGCCTCGGGGCGCGGGGGCCGAGCATCTGGTGTCCGTCCCTGTCGGGCACGACCATCTGATCGCCGTGGTCGGCAGCACGCACCCCTTTGCCGGTCAGGCGTCGGTGACCGTGGACCAGCTGCGACGACAACCGCTGATCGTGGCGGCCGGGGAGGACGAGCCCGCCATCGCCTCCGGGCTGCGCATCCTGCTGAGCGAGGACGTCGCCGCGCTGGACGGTGCCACCGTGGCCAGGGACGTGCACACGATCATGGGCCTGGCGGCCTGCGGCGTCGGCGTGGGCCTCGGGCCCTCTCGGATGCGATCGGCCCCGCGACCGGGGATCCGGTTCTGCGAGGTCACCCCGAGGACGGCGCTGCCCGACCTGGTCCTGTCCTTCGCCGGCCGGGACCGCTCCCCGGCGCTGAGCGCCTTCCTCGGAATCGTCCGCGGAACCTGCCCCGATGTGGATGCCGCGCTCGACCGGCTGCCGGGCCACGCATGA
- a CDS encoding type 1 glutamine amidotransferase domain-containing protein, translating to MAKILFVMTGADQRTLADGGRKRTGFWADEAVIPYEAFKDAGHEITVATPGGVVPPVDPASLSARANGGEENAAAVRAVVEGAAEFGSPLALSDVRVDDFDAVYVPGGQGPMEDLAVDADSGRVLTQAVESGLPVGVVCHGPAALLAAVKEDGTNAYAGYRITAFSNTEERLAGNADTARWLLQDRLTEAGLKVEVGEPWAAHVQVDRNVVTGQNPASSGALAVELLKKLAGPAPVTP from the coding sequence ATGGCGAAGATCCTTTTTGTGATGACCGGTGCTGACCAGCGGACGCTGGCCGACGGCGGCAGGAAACGTACCGGCTTCTGGGCCGACGAGGCGGTCATTCCCTACGAGGCGTTCAAGGACGCGGGCCACGAGATCACCGTGGCCACTCCGGGCGGAGTGGTGCCGCCGGTGGACCCGGCCAGCCTGAGCGCCCGGGCCAACGGCGGTGAGGAGAACGCTGCCGCGGTCCGGGCCGTGGTGGAAGGCGCTGCGGAGTTCGGCAGCCCGCTGGCGCTTTCCGACGTGCGGGTGGACGACTTCGACGCGGTGTACGTTCCCGGCGGGCAGGGCCCGATGGAGGACCTGGCGGTCGACGCCGACTCCGGCCGCGTCCTCACCCAGGCGGTGGAGTCCGGCCTTCCGGTCGGCGTGGTGTGCCACGGTCCGGCCGCGCTGCTGGCCGCGGTCAAGGAGGACGGGACGAACGCCTACGCCGGCTACCGGATCACCGCCTTCAGCAACACCGAGGAGCGGCTGGCCGGAAACGCCGACACAGCGAGGTGGCTGCTGCAGGACCGGCTCACCGAAGCCGGCCTGAAGGTCGAGGTGGGCGAGCCGTGGGCGGCCCACGTACAGGTCGACCGCAACGTCGTCACCGGCCAGAACCCCGCCTCATCGGGAGCGCTCGCCGTCGAGTTGCTCAAGAAGCTCGCCGGTCCCGCGCCGGTGACGCCGTAA